One window of the Methanocaldococcus vulcanius M7 genome contains the following:
- a CDS encoding DUF4013 domain-containing protein: MVEIGKYISDAYHYAISDIKKGLVGALLSSIAGAFGAIFGTLLSLYIISYLNPEASPMSLISIVLIACVGFLIALIIGFILDGYYVRVMKTSVENSNTLPDWNNVKDLLVKGFLYWVGGLIVGIIFLIIPFLLIVSGMFLMFIPPLGLLVAGIGFICLIISMIAYIFYSGLAEVNYSVIGFSGFFEFKKIFKMMNIDYILLVIVVIILTILVILIVNVPFMIFKLIFVASSMSKLTILLDIISTVVSSFVGFFTAVFCKRAIALFYRDRVRMD; encoded by the coding sequence ATGGTAGAAATTGGTAAATATATTTCAGATGCTTATCATTATGCTATTTCAGACATAAAAAAAGGGTTAGTTGGGGCTCTTCTTTCTTCAATAGCTGGAGCGTTTGGAGCTATTTTTGGAACTCTTCTATCGTTGTATATAATAAGTTATTTAAATCCAGAAGCTTCTCCAATGTCTCTAATCTCAATAGTTTTAATTGCTTGTGTTGGATTTTTAATAGCTCTTATTATTGGTTTTATACTTGATGGATACTATGTTAGAGTTATGAAGACGAGTGTTGAAAATTCAAATACTTTACCAGATTGGAATAATGTAAAAGATCTGCTTGTAAAAGGGTTTTTATATTGGGTTGGAGGATTGATAGTTGGGATTATTTTTTTAATAATTCCATTCTTACTTATTGTATCTGGGATGTTCTTGATGTTTATTCCTCCACTTGGTTTATTGGTTGCTGGAATTGGATTTATTTGTTTGATTATTTCAATGATTGCATATATTTTTTATAGTGGATTGGCTGAGGTAAATTATTCGGTAATTGGTTTTTCTGGATTTTTTGAGTTTAAAAAGATATTTAAGATGATGAATATTGATTATATCCTTCTGGTTATTGTAGTGATTATCTTAACAATTTTAGTGATCTTAATAGTTAATGTGCCTTTTATGATCTTTAAGTTGATATTTGTAGCGAGTTCAATGTCTAAATTAACCATTCTACTTGATATTATTTCAACGGTGGTTTCTTCATTTGTAGGGTTTTTTACTGCGGTGTTTTGTAAGAGGGCTATCGCGTTATTTTATAGGGATAGGGTTAGAATGGATTAA